Part of the Arvicanthis niloticus isolate mArvNil1 chromosome 2, mArvNil1.pat.X, whole genome shotgun sequence genome, AAAAGTATTCCTCCGGTGTCAGGAGGCTGAAGGGATCAGGACAAGCAGGGTCCAGGGACAGCCTGGCCcttgctgagacatcccttcgaAGATccggggggggaggaggggaggctcCCAGGGGGAGCTTTCAAAGGCTCTGCTGGTGGAAGGTGCTCTGCAGACAAAAGCCCCTCCGAGTCCACTGTGGGGCCCTGGAGAGAGGAGCAACGGCTGCCTGGGGTTCCACGTCCCAGGCTtgggatggaggggaagaagagTTAATGGCTAGAATCAGGGCGAATGGGGCCGAGCCACCTTCTACACCGTCTTAGGGGCTGCCATACATAAGTCACAACAGCCCAGAAGGCAAATGAGGCAGCCTGGTCCGGGGGACAAGAAAAAGAGCGAGGAGGCCTAGGGAAGGTACCAGGCCGGGTCGCAAACAAGGGGCGAGGATGGAGCTCAGGCTCCGTGGGGCAGAGAAGGGGAGCGGGGCGAAGGCCGTGGCCTCTTCCGTCTGAGCACCGCAGTCAGAGGTGATGGGACGCCAGGAGcaagaggcagagcagaggggTGCGCAGCCCGGCCGAGAGCGCGGGGCCACGCGAGTCTGCGGGCGCCTGGCACGCGGCCCCGGGACACGTCTGCTCGCCCCGCTGGTCCTCACCGCCGTAGCCCCCCCAGTAGTCGTCCTCGGTGGGCGCGTCCCCGCCCTGGCGCCCCCGCGAGTCCTCGGCAGGCAGGTCTCGGTAGAGCGTGGACGGGTCTGCGGGGGGAGCGCCCGCCTCGGCCACGCCGTACAGGTGGTTGGAAGAGCTGTTGCCGCGGGCGCGGCTGCCCGGCCGCGTGGGCGTGGGCGGCGGGCACGCTTGGAAATCGGAGTCGCGCAGCGCGCGCAGGTCCCGGCCCTGGCGCTCCGGCGGGGTGGCGCAGGTCACGTCGGAGCTGGACACCCGCGCGCGCTGGAACCAAGCCCAGAGCGGCCGAGCGCGGCAGTCGCACGCCCAGGGGTTGGCGTTGAGCCGCAGGAACTCGAGCGACGGCAGGTCGGCCAGCGCCTCTCCAGGCAGCGAGGCCAGGCTGTTGTTGAACAGGTAGAGGATGGTGAGGCGGCTGAGGCCGTGGAAGGCGGCGCGGTGCACGCCCTGCAGCCGGTTCCCGTGCAGCAGCAGCCGGTCCAGGCTGCCCAAGCCGCGGAACACGTGCTCCGTGAGCAGCCGCAGGCGGTTCCCGTGGAGGAAGAGGTGGCTCAGGTTGGCCAGGTCCGCGAACAAGTCATCCTGAGTGGGggatggagacagaagagagtgGCTTGAGACAGGGTCGGAGACTCCACTCCAGGACCTAGGGGAAGGCATAATGGCAGGGTGGAAGAGTGGGAAAGGGCTGACGCATCTGCATCCGTATCCCAGCTGTGTAACCAAGAGGATCTTCtaatctcctgcctccacctcttgatTCCGGAGATTTCAGGCTTGTGCTACCAAAACAGTTTaatgtggttctggggatcaaacccagggcttcgaACAAGCTAGACCGCACCATATCAACTGAGTCTGAGCCCTGAACTtgaaccccaccccccacccccatcttctaATCTATTTCCTATGGAAAAAAGCTACACAACTTGAGGTCAGTGGGTCAGGCTGCTCAGGGCCACAAGGGACTGAACCCAGTACAACAATGCCAGGCAAGAACTCTACCGCTGAACTACAGTCCCAGCGCTCTTTTTACAcctgtattttgagacagagtctcatcgaattgcccaggctgactttgaacttgctgtTTAGCCTAGGTGGATCTTGAACTTGTCATTCCCATGCTTCAACCTCTTCAGTAGCTTGACTCAGTAACACAATACCCGGTTATATCACTGGGtcttaaaatttacttatttatttaacgTATCccggcctctgtgtgtgtgtgtgtacgtgcgcaCATGCACGTACACAACACAAGGGAGTGGGTCCTCTCCTTTCATTATAAAGGTTTCCAGGATAGAACTTAGGCCACCATGCTTGGTAATAACTACTTttctgatgagccatcttgctagtcctaggtgactctagatcCTGTTAAGATGGCAGTCAATACTAACCGTTGCAGAGGGATAATGCCACCTCAACTGCCTGATTCTTAGAGTTAGAGTGTATCCCAGTCCCTGTCAGATTCCAGTAACTTCCCAGTGCTGGCCATCTGGCAGGTGAGGGGGAAGCCTGAGAAGTCTGCCTTCCCGAGAGATGTTGATGAAGTTGCCTGAAGATGATGCTTAGAGTTTGAGAGTCAGATCATGGATCTGTCATGAACTGACTGAGATGCCTGGGAAAAgtcattctctctttctgtgcctCAGATTCGTTCCCTGTAAAATGTGGGGAAGAAATGGAGCAGCATGTATTAAGATGCTTGGATTTTAACGTGGGCAGACATCATGTGAATTAGCCGTGTTTGTTAATTTGGCCAAGTTACTTCTAAGCatgctttcttctctgtaaaGTAGAAATGAGTGTTTCTAGCTCTTGGGTCTGTTCTGAGGACCCAGGAAGAGCATTCACATAAGGTTCATGGGGTGGAGTGCTGGGTACAGTTCCTGCAGATAGAGTTTTGGTCCAGGGATGAAGCCCACAGGCTCTGGAGGTAAAAGCACCAACACAAACCCCAGCTTTTCCTTTTCCTAGCTTCTGGACAAGTTGTTTAGCCCCACTGAGACCCTGTTTCCTCAGTATAAAAGGAAAGAAGATTCTTCAACAGACTGAAGCAAGGTTAGATGTTATGATGCTGTTGAGGGTACAGCAGCTAACAGAAGCAGAGTCAACCATCCATAATTCACGGTTGTCATGACAGCAGGGGCTCATTTAGAATCCCATCCCATCCATTTTCCTCTAAGAGAGATGCTCTTTGGGGACTAGCAGTCCTCCTGGCAGAGTTACCCAGGGTCCAGTGTCAGCTCCACATTCCAGACatagaaaaggagggaagaagccGAAGTCCCTGAGGGACTGTATCACTGTCCCTCTTACAGTGTGGGGACAGTCCCTGGGGTGGAGAAGTCACCTTGGGAGACATCTCAGGAGCCATCACTGGGAGAACCATGGGATTATGGCTCAGGAGTACAGATGTAGGTATGACCATGGGGAGTGGACTCTGTATTTTAACCAGCCTGCCAGGGAGCCCTTGGTGGTGAGCTGGTGTGGAGCTGTAACTCAGTTGTAGAATGTTTGCCAACCAATGGTCAAGAGCCTGAGTTGGGCTCCGACCCATGTACAGTGTGATTTGGGAGCTAAAACTTAGGATCTACCCCTTAAAAGTACAGTTTGCTTCAGAGATGAAGGCTATGCTGTAGAAAGAGCCAGAACCCCATTCTTCTTACCCCACAACCTTAGGGTCCTCCCCAAATTGTTGTGATCGGTAGATTCCAGAAGCTGTGATTTAATAGGACAAGAGCCCCCTTCTCTGCCCAAGCCAGCTCACCTTGGGCCTGTTCCCCAACCCtggttgtctctctctctcccagtacCTGGGGAGATGGTTCTTTCCTCATGCTACCTGGGCACCTGGTTGAAAGTCTCAGGAGGGCGGGTGGATATGAGTCCCAGCTCATATCCAAGCCTCCACCTTCCTGTGTTCCTCTGTGCTCGCACCTCCTCCCATACGCCTTCCGCCCTCTCTGCTACAGGAACTGAATCTGCCAGGAACCCTCCTCTTGGCCACATTGAGATCAGTCCTTCTCAACCTTCTTGCTACCTCTAACACCAGGACAGTGGTCTCCACCCTCTGAAGCCCTCACCAGGAATGGCTGTTCAGGTCCCCCGCTGACGCTGACCTGCTCAACCCAGGAGCCTCAGCTTTGCTGGTGTGCCCTTCcagtttctcctttcctgtcctgGCCAGGCTCAGATGGAGCCTGAGTCCTTTCTGCTTAACCCCTCCCTTGGGGTTTCTCTTCAGAGTGTCAGCAATAGGAGGTCACACCCAGGGAAGTATGTTCAGAGAATCAGTGTGGGGAGACAGGAGAACGGCACATCTTTGGAGACTTGGGGGTTCAGACGCCCCAGGGAGCCCAGATGTTTCCAGCCACAGCCCAGTTTTGTATTCCAGCCTTCCTCCCTCTGTGTTGTGTTTCTTGGCTAAAAGTCTTGCTCCTCCTGACTCTGAGACTCAGCCTTGGggtccattcccctcccccaacccaagTTATAGCCAAATCTCATCACCACTTCCTGGGCTGAAGCTCTCAAATCCGgtccttcctgctccttcctctctccGCCATTAAAACCTTTCTCTGTGCATTAATAAGCTTTTGACTTTCACAGACCCTGCCCTCCCCCATCACCTTCTTGCACGCCCCCTCCCTCTGGGCTTGGAACATCTGCTAAAGTCATTCTCTTCCATTTCAAAAACCGCATTTCTCTTGCCTCCTGCCTGGCCGGTTCACAGCTTTCTGTATCCATTTGGAATCTAAATGCAGCATCCCTACCCTTTCCCAACCGTGCCTGAGAGCATCCTATTCTTAACCTTGCCTTCCTCCAACCTTCCAGCACCTGGCACTGGTACTGATCTTCTCAGCCACccaggctgtgtgaccttgggcagctCCAGgcacctctctgggcctcagtgtttttgattttttttttaatctgtgccATAAGTGATTTGGAGTGGCTGATCCCCTGGGTCCCCTAAGCGTTTGCTAATTTTGACTCAGTGAGCCCGGGAGTCGATCTCACTCATTCAGCAAAGCTGTTCTGTGTGTGCACGCTGCAttaggcaccccccccccccccccgctcatGGTGCTTGCCCATCCATGGCAGGTGTCATAATCATCGGCGTCAGCAGGTGATTTGCCAAGTTCTCGTTGAATGCCAAACCCTGTATGGCACAGATCCTGATAGTATCTTAATCATCAACACTATGAGGCAGATGCTATGATTATCTCTATTTGGAGACTAACAGAGAGGGTATCAGAGAAAGGGAGCCGCTTGTCTAAGACCCAGCATCTAACATGGGCATGAACTCCAGAGACAGAATGCTCAACACCTGCGCTGCAGAACCTAATAGACTTGGGCTAGTTCTACCCTGGCAACACTAAGGTTGGTGAATTCAGTGATGTTGCTCCCGTATTTTTTTCCAAGTTATCATCTCCTTTAGCTCTTCCTACCCCAAGCGTCATAGATGGGACCAGGACCAGGAGGGCACAGCAATTAGAGAGTGCTTAGATTAGAACTCAGGTCTGCCTGAGCTCAAACACTTCTTGCAAACACCAAGTAAGCCACTGTGGTAACCAAAGGAGAGAAGCAGCCTTACCATCTGGCCACCCTCCAACAGGCTCCGGCAGAGCAGGGATACTGTTTTTGTGCCCTGGAATCCCTGGCACCCTGCATGCTGCCTGGCGTGCAGTAGGTGCTCAGTGAGGAGTCTGCTGGTGAATGAACTGGCCTGGCACGGCGCCTAGCCCTCAGCAGACATTCCATGAGAAACTCCGCCATTTCCAACGGGCACCCGCCACATCCTAACAGTGGGCCTCCTCCAGAAGCCTCCTGAGGCAGGCTGGGCTCCATCCTCCATCGGTCACACCTGCTCCTGAGGATCTCACTGAGCCACATGTTTCCTCACCTGCTTGTGGCATCTCCTGGCCTAGTTCCATCAGGTACTTCACAGACAGAGgctgtctctttccttctctataAAGGACCAGGTGTGAAGAGGCTTCCTTCCTATGACACCCGGTGCTGCTCAGGCCAACAttgttcagaaaagaaaaacgGATCCAAATCCAGAAGACCCCAGTGACCACCTAAAGGTTCCTTAGACTTGGGCTTTAGCTGACTCCAGGCACAGGCAGTGCTTGTGGCCCGAGGGTCAAGAGTAATTTATTAAACTTTAAGCTATGTACTCTACACCTTGACTTACTAGCATCTCACAGCCTGTCTTTGTGGAAGGCATCATTTATGTGACTCCCCACTAGGAAGCGGAGACAGAGGCTTAGAGAGGGAAGGTACCTTCCCTAAAGCCAAATAACGAATACCGTCTAGATACTGAGGCAGAGGTCAGGATCTTAGGAGTAGTAATTAAAACAGTATCAAGGCTAGCAAGTTGGCCAATAAAAttgtctgccaccaagcctgatgacctaggTTCAATaattggaaagaaggaagagagaccatgaaggaaagagaaaaccaacgccccccccccagttgtcctttgacttccatgtACGAGCCATGACATATGTACCTACTACCAGCTACAAGCATAAaaactgtaatttaaaaattaaaaacaaaggccCAACACCCTGTATCAGAAAGTCTGAAATCCTATATCCTCTAAAATCCAAAGCTTTCAGAGCAGCAAAATAACTTGTCACCACTAGTGGAGAGTTCCCCACCAGGAAACTTTGTTTCGAATTATGAAGTTTGTATGAAACCTCCTTTAGGCTATGAGGCCAGAGGTATAGGAGATACAGAGGAACTATGTGGACAAGTATATAGGAGAGATGGGTGAGCTATGTGCTGGGACTTAGGTCCTGCCTTCAAGATAACTCATTATGTGTATACAAATCTTCCAAATTCTGAAGCAAACACATCTGATCTCCACTTCTTCAGATCAGGGTGCTCAACCTGCAACAATTATGGTGCTTTCATCTTAGAGTGTAGCTTGTGCTACATGCCTTTCATTTAATACGGATAAACAATCTAGATAAACATCAGTAAGGTGCCAACTCAGGGATGTAGATGAGAGGATGGAAAGAATAGTGTGTGCAAAGCCAGGGAAAAGATGAGAGGCTGGAAAGTGCTTTTAAAGACAAACCCAcagggctggggatatggctcacttggtagaatgcttgcctagcatacccCAAGACCTGGGTCCCATCCACTGCCATATAAACCAGGCATTCAGGTATGAAtgtgtaattctagcactcaggaagcagaggcaggagtgattaagaagttcaaggtcagggatggagagatggctcagaatactggctgctcttgcagaggacctaggtttgactCCTAGCACCTATAGAccagctcacaagcatctgtaatgccaactccagaagatctgactttctcttctggcctcatcaGACATTGTGCACATGTTGTACACAGATgtatgcccatacacataaaaatgaatctcaaaaaagagaaatacacataaaaatgaatctcaaaaaaaataaaaatatgaaggaaaggaaaaagagaaggaagaagaagaagaggaaaaagaagagaaagaagtgaggaggaggagaaagaggaggaagaagaagaggaggaagaggaggaagagaaggaagaggaggaggaagttgaAGTTCAATgccatccttggttacatagtaaGTTTAGAGCCAGCCTGGGATTCGAGAAAactcatcttaaaacaaaaacagaagctaATCAACCAGCCGCACAGACACAAAACCTAAGCAAACTAGCAGAAACTCCTAGCCTACTCAATTGTACTTCGGGGTACTGGCCCTGGAAAGTATGGCTTATCAGGCCGGCCAAGTGTCAGCTCCTCCTTCCCCAGCTGACTACTTGTAGAAGCTTCCATTCTGTCCTTGGAGCCAGGTCTGTCCCTGCTGCCAGGCAATCTGAAGCTCAGCTTGGTGGGGAGACTAGTAATGCCCCAGTCACAGGGACAGTGGCTTCAGGGACATATGTTCCACACACCCATGGGATTCCCCAGTGCATACTTCCCCAGTGTGCACTCTGGTGAAAACCTCTGCCTGGAAAGGCCTCCAGGCATGAGATGAAGTGTGCTCTGTAACCGTGGTTCCCAACAAattcaggaagaagagaaataggagGTGTGTCTTGGATCCTATCCATGGCCTCAGAATAATCCTTAGAGTTGACCCAGATCTCTAAGATGAAGTTCAAGCTGGGGCACATCCCTGAGACCAATGTTAAATAaagctcattaaaaaaaacatggCATTTTAACAAGCATTTATATAGCTCTTATATATGCCAAGCTCTATTCTAAGTGTGCTACAAATTATTCATGCATTTAGTGCTTACAAAACCCCTGGGTGACGGATGCTCATATTACTCCCATTTCACAGACAGGAAAACTGAGGCTTGAAAACTGCCACATGCTTATAAATGGTAGTGTTGATGTCTATAAAGTGCTTTGCCCAGAACCCAGCAAAAT contains:
- the Rtn4rl2 gene encoding reticulon-4 receptor-like 2 isoform X1, coding for MLPGLRRLLQGPASACLLLTLLALPPVTPSCPMLCTCYSSPPTVSCQANNFSSVPLSLPPSTQRLFLQNNLIRSLRPGTFGPNLLTLWLFSNNLSTIYPGTFRHLQALEELDLGDNRHLRSLEPDTFQGLERLQSLHLYRCQLSSLPGNIFRGLVSLQYLYLQENSLLHLQDDLFADLANLSHLFLHGNRLRLLTEHVFRGLGSLDRLLLHGNRLQGVHRAAFHGLSRLTILYLFNNSLASLPGEALADLPSLEFLRLNANPWACDCRARPLWAWFQRARVSSSDVTCATPPERQGRDLRALRDSDFQACPPPTPTRPGSRARGNSSSNHLYGVAEAGAPPADPSTLYRDLPAEDSRGRQGGDAPTEDDYWGGYGGEDQRGEQTCPGAACQAPADSRGPALSAGLRTPLLCLLLLASHHL
- the Rtn4rl2 gene encoding reticulon-4 receptor-like 2 isoform X2, with product MLCTCYSSPPTVSCQANNFSSVPLSLPPSTQRLFLQNNLIRSLRPGTFGPNLLTLWLFSNNLSTIYPGTFRHLQALEELDLGDNRHLRSLEPDTFQGLERLQSLHLYRCQLSSLPGNIFRGLVSLQYLYLQENSLLHLQDDLFADLANLSHLFLHGNRLRLLTEHVFRGLGSLDRLLLHGNRLQGVHRAAFHGLSRLTILYLFNNSLASLPGEALADLPSLEFLRLNANPWACDCRARPLWAWFQRARVSSSDVTCATPPERQGRDLRALRDSDFQACPPPTPTRPGSRARGNSSSNHLYGVAEAGAPPADPSTLYRDLPAEDSRGRQGGDAPTEDDYWGGYGGEDQRGEQTCPGAACQAPADSRGPALSAGLRTPLLCLLLLASHHL